The following proteins are co-located in the Clostridiales bacterium genome:
- a CDS encoding ATP-binding protein, translating into MKTKPLPPYAPTLIESTRAIGYTLETAIADIVDNSLSASASCIEIFFFPVGDSYIAILDDGYGMDVDALETAMRYGSQNPNEKRSANDLGRFGLGLKTASLSQCRTLTVVSKQHNHIEACCWDIDHVIHAHDWSLLILDSEEDFNAIPQIEELRKLESGTLVVWQNLDRLKVGELDFSRSMGKKMDDVRSHLSLVFHRYISGEPGLKKMQLMMNNTPVEPADPFLSKRNTQIMSDEIMNIEGSKVIVRPYILPHISNLTNEEIAALGGKDGLRKSQGFYIYRNKRLLVWGTWFRMIRQAELSKLARVQVDIPNKLDNLWTLDIKKSTAMPPEEVRNNLNSVVERLAENSKRTWIFRGKKETNDSIVHVWQRFKGKQGGTYYTINRDHPLLEVFEDESQQVKKNIENLLKAIESELPLSSLYLDLNSDKPVENETEATVQVVGALLQDLLAQIPTDSGKAELLDRLSVSEPFVYYPQLIEKYKVGGNTHGGN; encoded by the coding sequence ATGAAAACGAAGCCTCTCCCACCATATGCGCCAACTCTAATAGAATCAACTCGCGCCATCGGCTACACATTAGAGACGGCGATTGCTGATATAGTCGATAACAGTCTATCGGCATCAGCTTCATGCATAGAAATTTTCTTCTTTCCAGTGGGGGATTCTTACATAGCCATTCTTGATGATGGTTATGGAATGGATGTCGATGCACTTGAAACCGCAATGCGTTATGGGAGTCAAAATCCCAATGAGAAGCGTTCTGCAAATGACTTGGGGCGTTTTGGGTTAGGCTTGAAAACGGCGTCATTATCGCAATGCAGGACGCTAACTGTCGTTAGTAAACAACATAACCATATAGAAGCTTGTTGCTGGGACATTGACCATGTGATCCATGCTCACGATTGGTCGCTATTAATTCTTGATTCGGAGGAGGACTTCAATGCAATTCCTCAAATTGAGGAGTTGAGGAAACTAGAATCAGGAACTCTTGTGGTTTGGCAAAACCTCGATAGGCTTAAAGTCGGTGAATTGGACTTTAGCCGCTCAATGGGAAAAAAGATGGATGATGTGCGTAGTCATCTCTCTTTAGTTTTTCACCGATATATAAGCGGGGAACCAGGTCTTAAAAAAATGCAACTAATGATGAATAACACTCCTGTCGAACCTGCCGACCCATTCCTTTCAAAACGAAATACACAGATAATGTCTGATGAAATTATGAATATTGAAGGTTCAAAGGTTATTGTCCGCCCCTATATACTTCCCCATATCTCAAACTTAACCAACGAGGAAATAGCAGCCCTTGGCGGCAAAGATGGGTTGCGCAAAAGCCAAGGCTTTTATATTTATAGAAATAAACGTTTGTTGGTATGGGGTACATGGTTTCGGATGATAAGACAGGCTGAGCTCTCCAAACTGGCTCGCGTTCAAGTTGATATTCCCAATAAACTGGATAATCTCTGGACACTTGATATAAAAAAATCCACTGCAATGCCACCAGAAGAAGTGAGAAACAATCTCAATTCAGTAGTTGAAAGGCTTGCCGAAAACAGCAAGAGAACGTGGATATTTCGGGGAAAGAAAGAAACTAATGACTCCATAGTCCATGTCTGGCAACGGTTTAAGGGAAAACAAGGCGGAACGTATTACACCATAAATAGAGACCATCCGCTACTTGAAGTATTTGAAGACGAATCGCAACAGGTAAAGAAAAATATAGAAAATCTGCTAAAAGCGATTGAGAGCGAACTTCCTCTCAGTTCACTATATTTGGATTTGAATTCTGATAAGCCCGTGGAAAATGAAACGGAAGCTACGGTGCAAGTTGTCGGGGCGTTGCTACAAGACTTGCTTGCCCAAATTCCAACTGATTCTGGAAAGGCGGAGCTACTGGATCGGCTTTCTGTTTCAGAGCCATTCGTATATTACCCTCAGCTTATTGAAAAATACAAGGTAGGAGGAAACACTCATGGCGGGAACTAG
- a CDS encoding DUF3781 domain-containing protein, translating to MKNYTGEELSEALRAINSIIHKCEKAQEKFPEGKPQHTLLRNRLKAMYLSKELITEELSKIGPSAVPQTSAQQTRAHAAAAQTSAKQTRAPQTSAEDNCSSALLLSNLDQLQTTDLGMERIRKNLNLDTDDVVLWCREKIKAPNAIVTRKGKNWYIAADGCEITVNARSFTIITAHKRTI from the coding sequence ATGAAAAATTATACTGGAGAGGAATTATCCGAGGCCCTTCGCGCTATTAACTCGATCATTCATAAGTGTGAAAAGGCGCAGGAGAAATTCCCCGAGGGCAAACCGCAGCACACCCTGCTGCGCAACCGATTGAAAGCAATGTATCTATCGAAAGAACTGATTACAGAGGAACTGTCTAAAATAGGCCCCTCTGCAGTACCACAGACTTCGGCACAGCAGACTAGAGCACACGCTGCAGCAGCACAGACTTCAGCTAAGCAGACTAGAGCACCCCAGACTTCAGCTGAGGATAACTGCAGCTCAGCGTTGCTGCTATCGAACTTAGATCAGTTGCAAACCACAGATTTGGGCATGGAACGAATCCGAAAAAACCTGAATCTGGACACGGATGATGTAGTTCTCTGGTGCCGCGAAAAAATTAAAGCACCAAATGCCATTGTTACCCGAAAGGGCAAGAACTGGTATATTGCTGCAGATGGCTGTGAAATAACAGTAAATGCGCGCAGCTTCACCATTATTACCGCTCACAAGCGCACCATTTAA
- a CDS encoding ATP-binding protein — MSVKLTDEPSHIEIQIADNGAPIPEAIAGSLFEPFVTGSDSRSASSGTGLGLAIVKKVMEQHFGEVFVSEAASPYTKAFVLHFPKLSAFNKMEVEDCDSVSKNDQERYTKK; from the coding sequence TTGTCCGTGAAACTGACGGATGAACCTAGTCATATTGAGATACAAATTGCCGATAACGGAGCGCCGATCCCGGAGGCCATCGCCGGAAGCCTGTTTGAGCCTTTTGTCACCGGCAGTGATTCAAGAAGTGCCAGCAGTGGAACAGGCCTTGGTCTTGCCATTGTAAAAAAGGTGATGGAGCAGCATTTCGGCGAGGTTTTTGTATCGGAGGCAGCCTCACCCTATACAAAGGCGTTTGTCCTGCATTTTCCGAAACTTTCAGCATTCAATAAGATGGAGGTTGAAGACTGTGATTCAGTATCAAAAAATGATCAAGAACGATATACGAAAAAGTAA
- a CDS encoding HAMP domain-containing protein, whose amino-acid sequence MKPVQYMQEGFKAVTAGHLDTKLDFETETEFGEMRDAFNYMVQRLKDSEEKRMTMEYERMQLFSHIAHDLKTPMTTIYGYAGALARGMVEEPDKQREYHLAIKAKSTQVNQLIDQRFPIPRWVRNTR is encoded by the coding sequence ATGAAACCTGTACAGTACATGCAAGAAGGCTTCAAGGCGGTTACGGCGGGCCATTTGGACACTAAGCTTGATTTTGAAACAGAGACTGAATTTGGTGAAATGCGTGACGCCTTCAATTATATGGTTCAAAGGCTGAAAGACTCCGAAGAAAAGCGAATGACAATGGAATATGAAAGGATGCAGCTTTTCTCACACATTGCCCACGACCTTAAAACTCCCATGACAACGATTTACGGATATGCCGGGGCTCTGGCCAGGGGCATGGTGGAGGAACCGGACAAACAGAGAGAATACCATCTGGCGATAAAAGCGAAATCCACGCAGGTAAACCAATTGATTGACCAGCGCTTTCCTATTCCAAGATGGGTACGCAATACAAGATGA
- a CDS encoding winged helix-turn-helix transcriptional regulator, which produces MNEKSRRVYTKQQIYEAAWQETAIVDDNTVMVAISKLRSKLPSGGGVSIGTVRG; this is translated from the coding sequence ATTAATGAAAAGTCCCGGCGTGTATACACCAAACAGCAGATTTATGAAGCTGCTTGGCAGGAGACTGCCATCGTGGACGACAATACGGTGATGGTAGCCATCAGCAAGCTGCGCAGCAAACTTCCCTCAGGCGGCGGAGTATCCATCGGAACCGTTCGGGGTTAG
- the buk gene encoding butyrate kinase — MNYKVLAINPGSTSTKVALYENEKRIFSECIEHPAEELNRFDEILDQMGFRTRAVYSILSEHKVELSELSAVAGRGGLLPNMLGGGYLVTETMIDAIYNEEASPHASNLGALLASEIAMPLGINAYIYDAVTADDFPDLAAITGMPDVRRRSMCHVLNMKATARKAAAKHGRKYEDLRLIVAHLGGGISIGIHENGKIIDAIGDDAGPFAPERSGSVPLFYVIEMCFSGKYNKKEMARKVRGQGGLKAHFGTSDCREIERMIVEGNDQAKLVYEAMAYQIAKGIGEMAPVLRGDIDLIILTGGLAYSKMLTNMIAERVNFIAPIEIIPGEDEMEALALGALRILRGEETTREYQPVKKERKKR, encoded by the coding sequence ATGAATTATAAAGTTCTTGCGATCAATCCGGGTTCTACGTCAACAAAGGTAGCCCTGTATGAAAATGAAAAGAGAATTTTTTCCGAGTGCATCGAGCATCCTGCTGAAGAGCTGAACCGCTTTGATGAAATTCTGGATCAGATGGGTTTTCGAACGAGGGCAGTCTATTCTATTTTATCAGAACATAAGGTGGAGCTCTCGGAATTATCAGCGGTGGCGGGCAGGGGAGGCCTTCTTCCCAATATGCTAGGAGGAGGGTATCTTGTAACGGAAACCATGATTGATGCGATTTATAATGAGGAGGCTTCCCCACACGCTTCCAATTTGGGAGCACTGCTGGCTTCGGAAATCGCAATGCCTCTTGGAATCAATGCCTATATTTATGACGCGGTTACGGCGGATGATTTTCCAGATCTCGCTGCAATAACGGGGATGCCAGATGTGCGTAGGCGCAGCATGTGCCACGTCCTGAATATGAAAGCCACGGCACGTAAGGCGGCGGCAAAGCACGGAAGGAAATACGAAGATCTGCGTTTGATTGTGGCCCATCTGGGGGGAGGAATCTCCATCGGTATTCATGAAAATGGTAAAATCATTGATGCGATTGGAGATGATGCAGGCCCTTTTGCTCCGGAACGTTCGGGAAGCGTTCCACTTTTCTATGTCATCGAGATGTGTTTTTCCGGAAAATACAATAAAAAGGAAATGGCCAGGAAGGTTCGAGGTCAAGGAGGCTTAAAGGCGCATTTCGGGACCTCCGACTGCAGAGAAATCGAAAGAATGATCGTGGAAGGCAATGATCAGGCAAAGCTGGTATATGAAGCCATGGCATATCAAATTGCTAAGGGGATTGGAGAAATGGCTCCTGTCTTGAGAGGCGACATCGATTTGATTATCCTTACGGGAGGGCTGGCGTATTCCAAGATGCTCACCAATATGATTGCAGAACGGGTAAATTTCATTGCGCCGATCGAAATCATACCAGGTGAAGACGAAATGGAAGCTCTGGCATTGGGGGCTCTTCGAATCCTCAGGGGAGAAGAGACGACCAGAGAATATCAGCCAGTCAAAAAGGAGAGGAAGAAGAGATAG
- a CDS encoding MptD family putative ECF transporter S component, producing MTNEIYSEIKGLTVKDLVTIGIFTALFFIFTLIGGIPFAPNPVLTFYMPLGSALLCGPIFLLLVAKVPKRWTITILGIIVGLIFFATGMHWAMDLGYMVMGFIADLTAGIKDYKSKKMNILSYVLLCLGATGTYIVFFLDPAGWSSTMLKNGTEQDYLDTMNAAAPPWMLAVILIGTIVAAASGWIGAKLLKKQFEKAGLTA from the coding sequence ATGACCAACGAAATATATTCCGAAATAAAGGGGCTCACGGTAAAAGATCTTGTAACCATAGGAATTTTTACGGCGCTGTTTTTTATTTTTACACTCATTGGAGGGATTCCATTTGCACCCAATCCGGTACTCACCTTCTATATGCCGCTTGGTTCCGCACTGCTTTGCGGTCCCATATTCCTGCTTCTGGTTGCAAAAGTACCGAAGCGCTGGACAATCACGATTCTCGGCATTATCGTAGGGCTGATCTTCTTTGCCACCGGCATGCACTGGGCCATGGATCTTGGATATATGGTAATGGGATTCATAGCGGATCTGACTGCCGGAATAAAAGATTATAAGAGCAAAAAAATGAATATCCTTTCCTACGTGCTGCTTTGCCTTGGTGCTACAGGGACCTACATCGTTTTTTTCCTTGATCCGGCAGGATGGAGCAGTACTATGCTGAAGAACGGAACCGAGCAGGATTATCTCGATACCATGAATGCCGCCGCACCGCCCTGGATGCTGGCCGTCATTCTGATTGGTACAATTGTGGCAGCCGCCAGCGGATGGATCGGTGCAAAGCTTCTAAAAAAGCAATTTGAAAAAGCGGGCCTCACAGCATGA
- a CDS encoding PadR family transcriptional regulator, giving the protein MKENTGKSKYVILGMLARMPLTGYTIKKWIENEYSHFWQESYGQIYPSLKKLVAEGLAVSSDNTETGNRRGQILYSITDAGRKELSDWLREEPEIEKLRYEILLKVSFGGNTEPEVLLGHLDDFIKRNEKLVKDMNGYMEHFDALKVQGTDCTYSQLTALCGVYIYSAMRDWAVLAKEIISEKEVVRNSE; this is encoded by the coding sequence ATGAAAGAAAATACAGGCAAATCAAAATATGTCATACTGGGAATGCTGGCGCGGATGCCGCTTACCGGCTACACGATTAAAAAATGGATTGAGAACGAATATAGCCATTTCTGGCAGGAGAGTTACGGTCAGATATACCCTTCTCTTAAAAAACTGGTCGCCGAAGGGCTTGCCGTCAGTTCCGACAATACGGAAACCGGAAACCGTCGCGGACAGATCTTATACAGCATAACTGACGCAGGGAGGAAAGAACTTTCGGATTGGCTTCGCGAGGAGCCTGAGATTGAAAAACTCCGATATGAAATCCTTCTAAAGGTTTCCTTCGGCGGTAATACTGAGCCGGAAGTACTGCTCGGACATCTAGATGATTTCATCAAAAGAAACGAAAAGCTGGTCAAGGATATGAACGGTTACATGGAGCATTTTGATGCACTTAAAGTCCAGGGCACGGACTGCACTTACAGCCAGCTAACCGCACTCTGCGGCGTTTATATCTATTCTGCAATGAGAGATTGGGCTGTTTTGGCCAAGGAAATAATTTCAGAGAAAGAAGTTGTCAGAAACAGTGAGTAA
- a CDS encoding Mpv17/PMP22 family protein, which translates to MRKITLSEVLDAADLKGFVTFVVCRTIPAFWIPAHTVTFLLPHEYRVLMAAMLSICLGAILVLCNPRS; encoded by the coding sequence ATGAGGAAGATAACCTTGAGTGAGGTGCTGGACGCCGCCGATTTAAAAGGATTCGTCACCTTTGTAGTCTGCAGGACGATTCCAGCCTTCTGGATTCCGGCACATACCGTAACCTTCCTGTTGCCTCACGAATATCGCGTGCTTATGGCGGCGATGCTTTCTATTTGCCTGGGAGCGATCCTGGTACTCTGCAACCCTAGAAGTTGA
- a CDS encoding pyridoxamine 5'-phosphate oxidase, whose translation MNELLTEVLLFANQNPSSWLATCEGDQPRVRGMLLWFADETGFYYHTAKAKSLYSQMKENPKMEAAFIRNADQPEFEMLRVTGTVEILNDQALEERLKEERAWLWGNVQQSEVNTEVVIFRISHGSAYIWNMAWNVKEAEAPRVEF comes from the coding sequence ATGAATGAATTGCTTACGGAAGTTCTGTTGTTTGCAAATCAAAATCCAAGCAGCTGGCTTGCAACCTGTGAGGGCGATCAGCCGCGGGTGCGCGGTATGCTGCTGTGGTTTGCCGACGAAACCGGGTTTTACTATCACACCGCAAAGGCGAAGAGCCTGTACAGTCAAATGAAAGAGAACCCAAAGATGGAGGCGGCTTTTATCCGAAACGCGGATCAACCGGAGTTCGAGATGCTCCGCGTAACGGGAACGGTTGAAATCCTGAATGACCAAGCGCTGGAAGAGCGTTTGAAAGAGGAACGGGCATGGCTGTGGGGAAATGTCCAGCAGTCAGAAGTAAATACGGAGGTCGTCATATTCCGTATATCCCATGGTTCGGCTTATATTTGGAACATGGCGTGGAATGTGAAGGAGGCGGAGGCACCGAGGGTTGAATTTTAG
- a CDS encoding helix-turn-helix domain-containing protein, whose amino-acid sequence MILRRDFLEIMNRLIGPLDENTGALIYENIDCFLHPMVGLFMPASGQCEYAVTPSHTHPAFSFVYYFDSANELILDGKRISYDISDGKCLVAMSPGFPHQEPEQDGFQSYIAIQIDSELFCKTLDQYELSLPVFHGEQFEPHSELLGLLKCFMLEASEYERRNSEYLNQLALAVAHLIVRSVLSSTHQLPPLYDRFEVDKAIAYMNSHFAEKVTVEELAALTNLSTSHFSKIFKSVTGETPIDFLKTMRLKKARNQLINSADNMTEIALKCGFNSSSYFSSCFIEKYRMTPTAFRQSIQQSKNAEF is encoded by the coding sequence ATGATATTGCGCAGGGATTTCCTGGAGATTATGAATCGGCTGATTGGGCCGCTGGACGAAAATACGGGCGCTTTGATTTACGAGAATATCGACTGCTTTTTACATCCAATGGTTGGTTTGTTTATGCCCGCCAGTGGACAATGTGAGTATGCTGTTACGCCAAGTCATACCCATCCTGCATTTTCATTTGTCTACTATTTTGATTCTGCCAATGAATTAATCCTTGATGGCAAACGTATCTCTTACGATATTTCCGATGGCAAATGTCTGGTTGCCATGTCACCGGGCTTTCCGCATCAGGAGCCGGAGCAGGACGGCTTTCAAAGCTATATTGCAATTCAGATCGATTCTGAACTGTTTTGTAAAACTCTTGATCAGTATGAACTGTCATTGCCCGTTTTTCACGGCGAGCAGTTCGAGCCGCACTCGGAGCTTTTAGGCTTGCTGAAGTGTTTCATGCTGGAAGCCAGTGAATACGAACGCAGGAACTCTGAATACTTAAACCAGCTGGCTTTGGCTGTGGCACATCTGATCGTGCGATCGGTTCTTTCCAGTACCCATCAGCTGCCTCCGTTATACGATCGATTTGAGGTAGATAAAGCCATCGCCTATATGAACAGCCACTTTGCAGAAAAGGTAACCGTAGAAGAACTGGCAGCGCTGACCAATCTATCAACCAGCCACTTCTCAAAGATATTCAAATCCGTTACCGGAGAGACTCCGATTGATTTTCTAAAAACCATGCGACTAAAAAAAGCACGGAATCAGTTGATCAACAGTGCCGATAATATGACTGAAATTGCACTGAAATGCGGTTTCAACTCCTCCTCTTATTTTTCCTCCTGCTTCATTGAAAAGTACAGAATGACTCCAACTGCTTTTCGTCAGAGCATTCAACAGTCAAAGAACGCAGAATTTTGA
- a CDS encoding response regulator transcription factor, with product MEETMNKTILIVDDEKEIRELLRLYIEKDGYSVIQAENGADALRQAAFARIDLAVIDIMMPELDGYQLIKGLREHSDLPIIIVSAKTENHEKILGLDLGADDYVTKPFDPLEVTAGSKPNCADMTDIRRIPKRATEGRRIAYGCLRLHTKLWRGIIPLTATEYNMMKLLMKSPGVYTPNSRFMKLLGRRLPSWTTIR from the coding sequence ATGGAGGAGACCATGAATAAAACGATTCTGATTGTAGATGATGAGAAGGAAATTCGCGAGCTTCTGCGGCTATATATAGAAAAGGACGGCTATTCGGTGATACAAGCTGAAAATGGAGCAGACGCGCTGAGACAGGCGGCATTTGCACGGATTGACCTGGCTGTCATAGACATTATGATGCCGGAGCTTGACGGTTATCAGCTGATCAAAGGTTTGAGAGAACACAGCGATCTCCCCATTATTATCGTGAGCGCCAAGACGGAGAACCATGAGAAAATATTGGGACTTGATCTGGGTGCGGACGATTATGTGACAAAGCCGTTTGATCCATTGGAGGTCACTGCCGGATCAAAGCCCAATTGCGCCGATATGACGGATATAAGGAGAATTCCGAAGCGCGCTACTGAAGGCAGGCGAATTGCGTATGGATGTTTGCGCTTGCACACTAAGCTTTGGCGCGGAATCATTCCACTCACCGCCACGGAATATAACATGATGAAGCTATTAATGAAAAGTCCCGGCGTGTATACACCAAACAGCAGATTTATGAAGCTGCTTGGCAGGAGACTGCCATCGTGGACGACAATACGGTGA
- a CDS encoding flavodoxin: MSTLVVYFSFDGNTKFIAEIIAKTMNADIIELKTSKQYPTEGFSKYFWGGKSVIFGDKPKLINDHIDLNPYETILIGTPVWAGSYTPPIKSFIHQYELQGKRIALFASHAGGGAEKCFAKLKVTS, translated from the coding sequence ATGAGTACTTTGGTTGTATATTTTTCATTTGACGGCAACACAAAATTTATTGCTGAAATCATTGCCAAAACAATGAACGCGGATATTATCGAATTAAAAACCAGCAAGCAATACCCCACAGAAGGATTTTCCAAGTATTTCTGGGGAGGAAAGAGCGTTATTTTCGGTGATAAGCCGAAGCTCATCAACGACCATATTGATTTAAACCCGTATGAGACCATTTTAATCGGAACGCCGGTCTGGGCAGGATCATATACCCCGCCGATAAAGAGTTTTATTCATCAATACGAGCTTCAGGGCAAACGGATCGCTTTGTTTGCGAGCCACGCAGGAGGCGGTGCCGAAAAGTGCTTTGCCAAACTGAAGGTCACTTCCTGA